The Desulfonatronospira thiodismutans ASO3-1 DNA segment GGATTAGTCGGTTCATGATTGTGCCTCCGCGGTATTTTGGGTCCACCATGAACTTGGTGGTGGAGGACAACCGCTTCGGGTAGTACGGGTTGAACATGCGCACGTCATACTCGTTCTCGAACTCGATATCCCCATGGCGTTTCAGGTTCACTCGCACCGTGCCCACCACGGTGCCGTTATCCACCGCATAGATCAGCGTGCCCGTATCATCCAGCCAGTCGGTGATCATTCTCTTATCGTGGTCCGCGTGAGCCGGCCTGTTCATCTCCTCTATGTATACCTTGTACCTAAACCTGAAGATCCGCTCCTTTTCAGAGTCGGTCCGCGCAATCCTGATCTCGCATCCCATACGCCCCCCTTCATTGAGAGACAGACATCCACATCGGTCAGAGGCTATTTCTTAGCCACCACAAAATCGTCGTCGCCCAAGTATAGATCATCCCTGGCCTCCAGAATGGTGAATCCAACGGACTCTATCTTCTTGCAGAATTCATCCAGCGTATGGAGCATGTTCTCTGGCCTGGTCCGTTCCAGGCGGGAGCATTTGACGTTGAACCTGATGGCATTCAGTGTCCGCAGGAAAAGGTACGCGGTTCCAAGAAAGCCGATCTCCCGCCTTGCGGTCTGCAATATTTCCCAACCATGACGTTTCTGGTTTAATTTTCTACCGATGTCAGCGATAACCAGATACCCACCTTGCTTGAGTTGGTCATAAGCCGACTGAATGGCCAACCCCTTATGGGCGTTGTCCGTCAAGCGCAGGACATGAATCATGGCAATGGCGTCGAAATGGTTGTCAGGAAAAGACTTTTTTTCCACATCACCCTGGATCACCTGGATATTGCGGAATTCTTTAGCTTCCTGTTCAAGCATGCATACAAACGAGGCATTGAAGTCCACTGCCTGGATCGTTGACTTGGGAAACGCCCCGGCCAGCATCCGGGTCAGGCTGCCTGTCCCGGCCCCGAAATCACCGATGCGATGCTCTCCGTCCGGCGCAAGCCGTCTGGTAATCGCCCCTAAGGCCTGCTGCAGGACCTCATGATAACTAGGCTTGTAACGCAACAGGTTCTCGTATTGCCGGGCATACCTTGAAAAATCAGCTTGGCTGATGACTGTTTTGGTCATGTCTTTGTGCTTTTTCTCCATACTCAAAGACGATCAATGGTGCGACTGCA contains these protein-coding regions:
- a CDS encoding class I SAM-dependent methyltransferase; this translates as MTKTVISQADFSRYARQYENLLRYKPSYHEVLQQALGAITRRLAPDGEHRIGDFGAGTGSLTRMLAGAFPKSTIQAVDFNASFVCMLEQEAKEFRNIQVIQGDVEKKSFPDNHFDAIAMIHVLRLTDNAHKGLAIQSAYDQLKQGGYLVIADIGRKLNQKRHGWEILQTARREIGFLGTAYLFLRTLNAIRFNVKCSRLERTRPENMLHTLDEFCKKIESVGFTILEARDDLYLGDDDFVVAKK
- a CDS encoding GNAT family N-acetyltransferase, whose product is MGCEIRIARTDSEKERIFRFRYKVYIEEMNRPAHADHDKRMITDWLDDTGTLIYAVDNGTVVGTVRVNLKRHGDIEFENEYDVRMFNPYYPKRLSSTTKFMVDPKYRGGTIMNRLIQYLYAYGLENGIYFDFINVNEPLFKFYSRLGYRSYKDNFHHPEFGEVVPMVLAMNDRHYLETVKSPLARFAAKYAASDRAGEDVRFFYREILGTDIPGY